The genomic region tgtctttttattttattgtatattTTATGTTTCGTCTAAATGGAAAATGAATGGTAATTAAGAAAATGATGTCTATGATTAGCTacatttataataaaaaaaagacATGGTTGGACTCGTTTattagagcaagtccaatggtaagctagtttcaactagcttaccattgctACATCACATTTTAAGCTAGTTTATTTTTGAGCTACTAATTCATTTTAATGGTTTAGCCAAAAGTTTAACTAGCTTGACTCATATGTTAATTAAGCAAACTAATTTCTATTGGTTGAATTTTGTGGTAGGGTCATTTAAGCTACTAgcttagagcatctccaatggttacctaaaaggacttgcttgcaaataaaaaagATTTCAAGCTACTTGCGTAACCATTGGAGCACTCTACATAAACTAGCTtaaattgagctagtagcttCATAGAGCTAGTAGCTAAAATGGTCCTACAAAAAGAatgtaaccaatagaaaaatagaGGGTGTGTTAAGTGGGTTCAATTAAGCTACTAGTAAATTAGCTTAACCATTGGAGCAAATTGTAGCTTGAAATGGTTGTGGCTTAAAAAGTTGATGTGCCAAAGGTAAGCTAgtagcaactagcttaccattgtggatgctcttaATGAAGCTAGTTGCTTGGTTTAAGCTACCCTATATGTACTTGTCCAATGGTTTAGCCACTTGCTTACAATTTTAataaattgcaagcaagtccctaagccaaaccattggacttgctcttacTAGTGTCATGTAATTTGTGGCACTTTGTGCTTTTAGTACCTTGACTTTTTTTAATTATAtatcaaattttgaattttattaaTTATGTGTGATCAAAGTTTTCAAACTTGGATCTCCAGAAGCAATTAGGGTGTTCGGTTTCAAGGAAAGGAGAACTCCGTATTATTTAAGTCTTGGGAATTTAAGAAATTTAcaaaaaatattttgaaaattaCATTACTAATTTGATCAATTGGTCTCTCTTAAGACGGGCAGGTCAGATAATACCTCACTTGGTTAGATATGGCCAGGGGCGGCCCATTGGGTGTTCAGTATTCGAACTGGGGCCCAACCGAGAGGGGGGCCTCCTTTAACTTCATATGTTGGTCAAATGCCTCTAAATTTTATTGGCCGCCCCTGGATATGACATTTGTTTTGTTAGTTCCTAAGAAAGTTTCTTTTGTCTCATCCAttctatttgacccgtcttaagcgtcttaaatgagaatttgtgaagttGGATATCTTCAACCTCGGGAATTATGAATGCAATTGCATGTGACCGACTCCAACCCCATGTTACAAGATGTGTAAGCCAAAAGCTTTAAAGTACTAAAATCAGGCTGAAGCCTGAAGGGAAAGGTAAAGACAAGGATTACACAGTTTTGTGGTGAGGAAAAGTTGGGTATAAAGAAATGGGCCTACCACCTAAGGCATCTATTGATCTGTGGCATGACAAATGCTTCAATAGTTAACGTCATAATATAAGTATTTGTATTCTTGTATACGTGCCTACTTCTTTTCAATTAGCTTACATATTTGCTCCGTGGAGATGAAGTGTGAAACAATTGAGGCGATGTCGACTGCGTGTTTTAAATCATCTGAACACTTATAAATAACGTCTATTTCAATCAATTAGCCacatttgttttcttttttctgTGAAGAGAAATTTGGATTGTAGGTCTAAATATCTAATTGAACGAAATAGGAGTATTTAATATGGTAACCCGGGTTGCGACTTTATGTGTGGATTTTAGAGTACTGATTTCTTAGGACACTATACCTTCCTGGAATCGTGGATGGTATCGGTAATATTTATAGGCTTATAGCAGACAGTAAAGATGATGATTGATTACAAGATGAAATCTTAAATTGAGGATTAATACCGCTCTGTAGCGATTGAGGGGTGGCCAAAAGGCGGGACAGGACAGGAAATTTGCATCCCCGTCTTGGTGTGCTTGGGTAGGGGTTCGATCCCTGGTCATTAGGAAAATCAGGTGAAGTTACTGAGTATGTGTACAAGTGTAGAACGTTTCCATATCCTTATGCGTATAAGCTATTAGAATTTCTTATGGAAATGTAGCTTTCAGCCTTTCAAATCATATCATCATATTATTTTACTTTATCTCATTTTCAACATTTTGGGTTGGTTATGCATTTTGACCGTTCTTGTGGTAGACTGGTAGGCAACTAGGCACCATTGTACCAAGTTCCCGCGTTCCTGCTGTCTTTCAGAATGGTACACCGCTGACAATATTATAGGATTGTTGAGTCAAAACATAAGGTAAATTGAGACTCAAACTTAGTTGGGGAAATTGGGAAATAGGATTAGTCAAACGCGACGTCTCTAATTCTTGCGTACGACAGTTTTATGACTAATGACAAATACTCACTCCACCTCAATCATTCATTTGCTTTCTAATTAAAATATCCCTCACGattgaatataaaaggtaaacaaatgattggaatggagggagtaattaacTTAATCTCGAGATAATTATTGTGATGTATATTGAGACGGTAATTTGCATTAAACAACAAGTTTAAGTCCATAGTCGCTGTTTCAAGAGTGCTAATGTGCTTTTAACTATAGGGTCGACAAAGATGCGGATGGAAGGATTACTGAAGAGGAAGTTAAAGAGGTACGCGAGTAGAAAATTGGACTGTCAATATATTTTTTAGCATTTTTGTATTGTTTAAAATGACATTTAAGTAAAATTTTATTATTTCAGATCATCGCATTGAGCGCATCAGCCAATAAGCTCTCAACGATTCAAAACCATGCAGAGGAATATGCGGCCCTCATCATGGAGGACCTCGACCCTGATGGGCTTGGTTATATCGAGGTTCGCCATTTCTAACattaaaaaaaacacacacaaaatttacataagacggttttacattaagtttattGAAAATTAAAGGACATTTttcttttaattcattttatatgTAGAGTTGGGGTTTGGGCTAGTCCAAATTGCTGTAAGCCCATCCCGAATCGGTCAAAATATTATTGGGCTTTTCATTTATTGTTTCTTTACACTTGTAAATGTGGTATGTGGTTTATTGATACTAAACATTTAGTGATCATTACTAAAATGCAGATCCATAACCTGGAAATGTTGTTGGTTCAAGCCCCAACTCACTCAAGTAACACAGTCACAGACAGCAGGAAGCTAAGTCAAATGCTTAGCCAGAAGCTAATTCCAACCAAGGAACCTAACCCGGTCAAGCGAACTGCAAAGCGGTTTGCCTATTTTGTCCAGGACAACTGGAAGAGGATATGGGTCGTACTCTTATGGCTTAGCATATGTATTGGCCTCTTTATATGGAAATTCTTCCAGTACAAGAATCGTTACGTGTTTCATGTCATGGGATATTGTGTCACATCTGCTAAGGGTGCGGCCGAGACCCTCAAATTCAATATGGCACTCATACTTCTCCCTGTGTGTAGGAACACCATCACCTGGCTAAGGAGCAGGTACTGAAATTTAAAATAGAACAATCAAATGTTACTTATACATTGCTTATGTCAGCTTGGTTAGATCATTAGGTATTGGGGGACGGGGGTGGTACTCATGTTTACGGTTCAAAGGGTCTCAGCTTTAGAAGTTGGTTTGTTTTCATTAAATGTTGAAATTGTTATAGTTTAATACTTAACATAGTTACTCCACATTCTAAATCAGGACAAAGTTAGGAATGGCAGTGCCTTTTGACGACAACATCAACTTCCACAAAGTTGTGGCCCTTGGAATAGGAGTCGGTGTAGCCATCCATGCGATTTGCCATCTTACGTGTGACTTCCCGAGACTCCTCCATGCATCAGATGCGGCCTACAAACCGCTAGGGAAGTACTTCGGGGAACATAGGCCGCCCAATTACTGGTGGTTTGTCAAAGGAAAGGAAGGGTGGACTGGTATTACCATGGTTGTCCTAATGACTATTGCATTTGTCTTGGCCCAACCTTGGTTCAGGAGGAATAAAGTCAAACTCCCTAAAGCCCTTAAAAAGCTTACTGGGTTCAATGCCTTCTGGTATTCTCACCACTTGTTTGTCATCGTTTACGCCCTCTTGTTAGTCCATGGCTGGTATCTCTACCTTAGCAAGGAATTCCACAAGAAAACAGTAAGAATCTAAACCCTTTCAAATAAATAGTTAATTTACACAATTTTAAACTACACTGTTTCATACTAAAATGTTGCGCGTTTTGAATTCTGCGGAAACAGTTTCATGCAATGTCTACTACTCCCTCTATTTGAGTCAATAAGCCTCACTTACCCTTTCTCGGGGATGATTTTAAAATGTGGGGGTTATTGACTGAAATGGGGGGAATATTAACTGAGAAGTTAGTAAATTGGCAATGTTTTCAAGGCCCACATTAATTTTTGATGTTATGCAATGAATTCTTTCAGACATGGATGTATCTTGCTGTACCAGTTTTAATATATGCTTCTGAAAGGCTTCTCCGAGCTCTTAGATCTGGCTACAAGACTGTCCAGATCCAGAAGGTTAGCTTTCCCGCCGGAAATATGATAAAATAACTATAAAAGAAAAGGTTTAATATCATGATTTAGAAATTTCATTATGTTCATTACAGGTTGCGGTCTACCCAGGAAATGTATTAGCTCTGCACATGAGCAAGCCTCAGGGATTCAGATACACCAGTGGACAGTACATTTTTGTGAATTGTGCCGATGTTTCTCCATTTGAATGGTAATTAACTGACTTAAATACTCAGGTCATGGAAATTAGACTAAATTTGAGTGATTAAATTCTGACATGGGTGCGCCTTGACATTGTTTAGGCATCCATTTTCTCTGACTTCGGCTCCTGGGGACGACTACGTAAGTGTTCATATTCGCACATTGGGTGACTGGACATCTCAGTTGAGATCACTCTTTTCCAAGCTATGCCAGCCCCCTACAAACAGTAATCAAAGTGGCCTCTTACGAGCTGACATTGGCACTGGATCTTCCATTCCCAGGTAATCATTCAATTGCACCTCTTCAACATACTCTTAGATAAAGTATTTGTGTTTCTAGGATTTGAATCGAGCCCTCTCGTTCCTTTTTGCTATAATACTGTGAAATTGTGAAAGGACCGACTCAAGAAGTCTAAGGTTATGATTGAGGCTCATTTAATGGTTTATCCCCAGTTGCACAGATGTGAGCTAACGTAAATGGTAAAGATATTGAGTAATGGTTGTCATGACTTGGGTTTGACCCTGTCAGCATCTACAGCAACTCTTAAAAAATATATAATTCTATAGGAGTAAACAACTGCATTATCTCCATGTCTCAGAGGCTTACGCCTATGATTCGTAAATGAAAATTGTACAAAATGTATAATTGAACCCGGTCTGGTTATCTAAACAAAATGTACATGTTCTTTATTGTGGTTTACTAGGATGCCTAGGCTCAAGATTGATGGTCCGTACGGAGCACCAGCTCAGGACTATAAGAAATACGACGTCCTCTTGCTCGTTGGTTTGGGGATTGGTGCAACGCCATTGATCAGTATAGTCAAGGATGTGATGTACCACATCAAGCAACAAAAGGAGGACATTGAGAACGGGATAGTAGACTCCAACAATGGAACTGGTGCCGGTAGTAATAGCAACAAGAAGAAACCCTTTGCTGTGAAACGCGCTTATTTCTATTGGGTGACTCGAGAACAGGGCTCTTTTGAGTGGTTTAGGAGTGTTATGAACGAGGTGGCTGAGAATGATCACGACCACGTTATCGAGCTCCATAACTATTGCACCAGTGTCTATGAAGAGGGTGATGCAAGGTCAGCCTTGATCGCTATGCTTCAGTCCTTACATCATGCCAAGAACGGAATGGATATCGTCTCTGGGACTAGAGTGAAGACTCATTTTGCTAGGCCGAACTGGAGAGCTGTTTTCAAGCATGTTGCTGTAAACCATACTGCGAAAAGAGTTGGTAAGCATTTCTCATACCTAGCTTACTTTAGTTTGTGATTCTAACGAAAATGCATCAGTTTAGTTTGGATTCTAGCTCGATAGGACCACAAGAGCTAATAGTTCTCCGGTCTCCTTCTTAACTGGAGACGCCTAGTTAAGCTAAATTAACCCCTTGCCACTTCTTCGAAGTGAAATGAGTCTAAATGTAGCCAAATTAAACCATGATTAAGCTAAATAATTCTGTTCTTTTTTAATGGCGCAGGGGTGTTCTATTGTGGTGCACCGGGATTGACTCAATCGTTAAGAAGTTTATCTCAAGATTTTTCGAGAAAGACCAGCACCAAGTTCGATTTCCACAAGGAGAATTTTTAGAAGAGTTGGCTTGTAGATTGTTAAGTTTATGACCTAAATTAAGCTTAGTAAATACATAAAGTATATATAGATAGAAATATATATTCTTTGATTGTCAAATTAGGTTTGATCTGCCTTTTCATTTGTTAGATATGAATGCAATTATGGACTTACAAAttccacaaattctcatttgtgacggcactatTCTCACAAGCAAGACTGATTGTAGAAATTCACCCCTCACCTTCTCCAACTTGTTCTTTTCACACATTTTGTTTTCCTTCTTACAAATGTAATGTGTTTTGAGGCTTGATTGAAATAAAGACCAACAATGCATATAGAGTTTTACATTTCATCTAACTTATTTTTGCTTATTTGAGATAATTTCAAATTAGTTCATTAAGAAACAATTTTATAGAAATAAACTTGAATTCATAGGAAAGTACAAGTACTACATTATGTTAAAGCGATTTCTATATCAACTAGTCTACCTGCTTGCGATaaagaattcgctttccatttaGATAATTGAGCGCACGAGGAATTATTAATACTTTCAAACATATTTTTGGTCACTATGCCGTCAATTAAAGGACAACCTAAGTACTTACCTAAACGAGCTTCTTCGTTCATACCAAGGATACCTGTAAAAGACACACGAAGTGAGCGGTCAATATTTCTAGTGCACTGATAAGTTGATTTATCGAACTTAACAAATTGTCCAGaaatcgtgcaaaatttatctaatatagatttaatagttctacaactctgattagaggctttagcgaaaatgatagtgTCATCCGCAAAAGTAAGGAATGGAAGTTTTTTTCAATCCAGGTCCAATTCTAATCCCAATATCACTAGAACTAAGATCGTTATTCCTTTGTAGAGTTCTTTCTAAAACCTCAGCACACATAATAAAAATATATGGTGAAAGGGGATTTCCCTATCTAATACCTCGAGTAGATGTAAACATGTTCCCTGGTGTTCCATTTACAAGAACCCAGAAAGAAACAGTTTGGGCTCATTTTTGCTAAGAAGTTATCCATCATAAGACTCTTAACAAATACGTTTAACTATAAAGTTATTGTTATGACAAATTTATACAAGTTATAGAACAACCTCTAACTTCTCTCTAGGGTTTCTATGAGAGCCTCCGTCTAATCTTCGTCTTTAGGGTCATCCTTTCTCTTCAAGGAGCCTTCTACTTTTCTCGTGGTGATTTCTAGACATCGAAATAGGGTTTGGGCTCATTTTTTATTCTCGACATGGCATCAAGTTCCGATTTGAGGCAAAGGAAGGGCAAAAACGTAGTGGGAGAGGATGAAGAGTTTGTTTGGGATGTGGGAGAGGAGGAGACGGAAACTGATAAAACGAAGGCCATTACGGTGGGGGTAACGGGACGTCGAAGGCAATAAATGCAAGGGCTGCAATCGACACCATGACAAAATTGTGGAACCCTAAAGGTAATGTTGCTGGAAACCTAATTGATGTTAAAAATaagattttcattttcaagtTTGAACTTGAGAGCGATAAAGTTAAGGTAGTCGATGGGCAACCGTGGCATTTTGATAAATTCATTTGGTGCTTTAATGACCCCATAAGTGATGGTAAAGTGTCTGATACACCACTATACCATGTTCCGTTTTGGGCTAGGGTTTATGATTTGCCATTGAGGGGACGCACGAATTTGGATAATGTTCGGAGACTAGGAATGCAGTTAGGCCGTTATGTGGGAGTCGATGAAGCGCCAATGCCTGAAGTGGAGAGGGCTGTCCGGGTTAGGGTTCTACACGATGTGCGTTCCTCGTTGCGTGATTCTGTGAAAGTTATACTAGCGAAGGGAGAGAAGGTCGAATTTGAAGTGAAGTATGAAAGACTTCCTATATTTTGTTACGGCTGTGGAGTCTTAGGACACGGAGAAAAGGATTGCGACGATGGGCCATATGAAGAAGGGGAGCTTCGATTTAGCCAAAATTTGAGGGCCTCACCACGGAGGGTGGTGAAAACCATGGCTGAGGTCAATCATACAAAAGCTAGGGCATTGTTTGGAGTTTTTGAAGAAGAGCAAAGGCGCTATGAAGAGGAGGCAGTCTCGAATATGATAGCGAAACTCCAAAGCATATCTATTAAAGGCAAATCGAGGAGTGTGGTAAAGGAGGGCAGAGGGGAGTGTAGTGCTGAAAATTTGAGGCGAAGAGAGGAAGTGCAGAGGAGTAGGAAAAATGACGGGATGAGAGAAGGAGGGGAAACTAATGTGGAGAGCGTGGAGACAGTAGGAAGTTTGTTGGGTGGGGAGGAGGTGGATGTAAGGGAGAATACCGTAGTGGAGAGTGGAGAGCAGCAGGAGGAGGGAGAGATAGTGGCGATGGTTGGTGTAGGGCAGGGTCAGGAAGGTGAAAAGGGGAGAGGGGAGGCGAGGAAGTGGACGAGGAAATATAAGGAGCCAAAGGAAGGAGGACAGGGAGGAAGAGAGACCGGTATGGTGCATACGGGTGAAAAAAGGAGTTGTAGTGTGCTGGGGAGTGAAGGACGTGAGGATGGGGTGTCTAAATATCGGAAAATCATGGATGTATGTTcatctgaggcggaggttgagggcGCTCAACCCCGTCGGGCCCAATGAATCTCTTAAGTCTCAACTGCAGGGGGCTGGGCAATCCCGCTGCAGTTAGTGGTCTCCGTAATTTACTACGGAAAGAGGCCCCCGCCTTGGTCTTTCTCTCCGAGACCAAGCTTAGCGGTGAAGAATTTAGGAGAGTTAGGGCTAGTTTTGATGAGTATGAGGGAATGGAGGTGGATAGTGTGGGGAGGTCTGGGGGTTTGGCGTTTATGTGGAAGAAGCATGTTCGTTGTACGTTTCGGTCGGCTTCGGTTCACCATATGGATTTCGAGATTATGGAGGATGATGGGTCTTGGAGAGCGACGGGTTTCTATGGGTGGCCGAGTGTTTCTGAGAGGCATCTTTCGTGGGAACTGCTCTGATTACTAGGAACACAATATAATGGTCCGTGGGTGTGTATTGGGGATTTTAACGAGGTACTCTTTGCGACGGAAATGAAAGGGGGAGTGCGAccacaaagacaaatgaataatTTCCGGGAAGCAGTGGACGATTGTGGATTGAGGGATGTCGAGTTTGAGGGGTACATGTTTACATATGACAATGGACAGGCGGATGACGATAATAGGCAAAGTCGAATAGATAGGGCCTTGTGCAATGAGGCTTGGATCGATTTGTTTCCGAGAGCTAAGCTTACCCATCTAGAGCGTGAGTGGTCTAACCACGCCCCAATCTTGTTGCGTATGGTGCGTAGAAACCGTGAGGAGCAGCCGGTTAATAAAATTTTCCGGTTTGAGCATATGTGGGTGGGGGCGGATGGTTGCGAAGAAGTGGTTCAAGAGGCCTGGGATAGCGGGGGCACGGACCTGGTTGATTTATTAGCTCGGTGTGCGGAGGATTTACAAAAGTGGAAGGGGGTTAGCATAGGCAAAGTGATGAGAGACTTGAAGAAAAAGCGAAGGCGTTTAGAGGTGTTGAATGCGGGGGGGAGGTCGAGGAGGGCAGTAATGGAGAGGAAGGCGGTGGTGAAGGAGATAGCGGAATTGTTAAAGCAAGAGGAGCTGTTTTGGAGGCAAAGATCACGGGCAATTTGGCTTAAGGAGGGTGATAGGAATACGAAATTCTTCCATAGAAAAGCAACACAACGCAAGGAGAAGAATCATATAGCCAAATTAGTTGATAATGAGGGTAGGGTTTGGGAAGGCAGGGATAACATTTCTAAGGTGGCTAGGGAGTATTTTGAGGATGTTTTTGCTACGGGGCAGCCGGCGGGTTCGAGCATCGCTTGATGGAGTAGAAGGGAGGGTTACCGAGAGGATGAATATGCTTCTTCGATGCGATTATACAGAGGAGGAGGTTGTGACCGCGCTGAATCAAATGCATCCATTGAAGGCTCCCGGACCGGATGGCATGAATGGGTTGTTCTATCAAACCTATTGGCACATTGTGGGACAAGCTGTGACTCGAACGGTGATAGGCATTCTACGAGGAGCTCCTTTCCCGGAAGGTATTAATAAAACTCACATTGT from Silene latifolia isolate original U9 population chromosome 3, ASM4854445v1, whole genome shotgun sequence harbors:
- the LOC141648785 gene encoding uncharacterized protein LOC141648785; protein product: MNNFREAVDDCGLRDVEFEGYMFTYDNGQADDDNRQSRIDRALCNEAWIDLFPRAKLTHLEREWSNHAPILLRMVRRNREEQPVNKIFRFEHMWVGADGCEEVVQEAWDSGGTDLVDLLARCAEDLQKWKGVSIGKVMRDLKKKRRRLEVLNAGGRSRRAVMERKAVVKEIAELLKQEELFWRQRSRAIWLKEGDRNTKFFHRKATQRKEKNHIAKLVDNEGRVWEGRDNISKVAREYFEDVFATGQPAGSSIA
- the LOC141647346 gene encoding respiratory burst oxidase homolog protein B-like, with the protein product MRKPMEIQDQNDNTSDGGSVHSQSRVTFSGPLVTSTHKKPTNTSARFQHDMNEYVEITLDVRDDAVSVQDIKGAVDEQEAALLTTQLERSRPHKLTSQLSAKLKQVSRELKRVTSGTDRRTGFKQLDRAKTTAGRALRGLQFINKSVGTEGWDEVEKRWGKLAVDGLLLRSRFGQCIGMNEKEFAGELFDALARRRGIVTGTITKTQLRDFWEQLSDQSFDARIQTFFDMVDKDADGRITEEEVKEIIALSASANKLSTIQNHAEEYAALIMEDLDPDGLGYIEIHNLEMLLVQAPTHSSNTVTDSRKLSQMLSQKLIPTKEPNPVKRTAKRFAYFVQDNWKRIWVVLLWLSICIGLFIWKFFQYKNRYVFHVMGYCVTSAKGAAETLKFNMALILLPVCRNTITWLRSRTKLGMAVPFDDNINFHKVVALGIGVGVAIHAICHLTCDFPRLLHASDAAYKPLGKYFGEHRPPNYWWFVKGKEGWTGITMVVLMTIAFVLAQPWFRRNKVKLPKALKKLTGFNAFWYSHHLFVIVYALLLVHGWYLYLSKEFHKKTTWMYLAVPVLIYASERLLRALRSGYKTVQIQKVAVYPGNVLALHMSKPQGFRYTSGQYIFVNCADVSPFEWHPFSLTSAPGDDYVSVHIRTLGDWTSQLRSLFSKLCQPPTNSNQSGLLRADIGTGSSIPRMPRLKIDGPYGAPAQDYKKYDVLLLVGLGIGATPLISIVKDVMYHIKQQKEDIENGIVDSNNGTGAGSNSNKKKPFAVKRAYFYWVTREQGSFEWFRSVMNEVAENDHDHVIELHNYCTSVYEEGDARSALIAMLQSLHHAKNGMDIVSGTRVKTHFARPNWRAVFKHVAVNHTAKRVGVFYCGAPGLTQSLRSLSQDFSRKTSTKFDFHKENF